The window CGAACCGAGGTGACGAACTCGTGAGCGAGCACGCGGTTCGACAGGTCTCCCACGAATCGGAAGAGTCGGACGATGACCAGTCCGGCGAACGGGCCGAAACCCCCGAGGGCCGCCCGAACGAAGCGGATACGAGCGAATCGCAGACGGGTGCGAGCGTCGTCGTCCGCGCGCTCGAATCCGCGGGCGTCGAAACCCTCTTCGGCGTGCAGGGAGGGGCGATCATGCCGGTGTACGATGCACTCGGCAAATCCGACCTCCGCCACGTTACGATGGCACACGAGCAGGCCGCGGCACACGCCGCCGACGCCTACGGTATCGTCGCCGGAACGCCGGGTGTCTGTCTCGCCACGTCCGGTCCGGGAGCGACGAACCTCGTCACGGGACTGGCGGATGCGGACATGGACTCAGACCCGGTCGTGGCCCTGACGGGACAAGTCCCGACGAACTTCGTCGGCAACGATGCGTTCCAGGAAACCGATACAACGGGCGTCACGGCACCCATCACGAAGGCGAACTACTTCGCGGGCGATACCGACACCGTCGGCGACACGGTCGGCGAAGCGTTCGCGCTCGCCAGCGAGGGTCGGCCGGGGCCGACGCTCGTTGACCTGCCTAAAGACGTAACGCTGGCAGAAACCGATGCTGGGGAACCGACCGCCGAGACGCCGGAACACTACAACCCACAGGAAAAGCCGGACGCCGATGCCGTCGCGGAGGCGGCCCGAACGCTGGAAACCGCGGACCGGCCGTTGATTCTGGCTGGTGGCGGTGTCATCAAAGGCGATGCAAGCCCGGAACTACGGGCGTTCGCCACCGGACACGACATCCCGGTGGCAACGTCGATGCCCGCCGTGGGCGCGTTCCCCGAAGACCACGACCGGTCGGTCGGCATGGTCGGCATGCACGGAACTGGCCCCGCAAACATGGCCGTCACGCACTGCGACACCCTCCTCGCAGTCGGGTGTCGTTTCGACGACCGACTGACTGGCGGCGTCGATTCGTTCGCACCGGAAGCGACCGTCATTCACATCGATATCGACCCGGCGGAGATTTCGAAGAACGTCCACGCCGAGGTCCCTGTCGTGGGCGACGCCGGTGCCACACTCGCCGAAATCGGTGAGGAGATGAACTCCACGCCGAGCGTCGACGACTGGCGCGAGCAAATCTCCGACTGGAAAGAGGAGTATCCGATGACCTACCACGCGCCCGAGGACGGGCCGGTCAAACCCCAGTTCGTCGTCGAAGCGTTCGACGCCGCCACGGCCGACGACGCCATCGTTACGACGGGGGTCGGCCAGCACCAGATGTGGGCAGTCCAGTTCTGGACGTTCACCGAACCCAGAACGTGGGTGTCCTCACACGGTCTCGGAACGATGGGATACGGCCTACCGGCCGCGATCGGTGCGCGAATGGCCGCGGCAGACGACCAGCAGGTCGTCAGCTTCGAGGGCGATGGCTCGTTCCTGATGACGGTGCAGGAACTGTCGGTGGCTGTCAGGGAAAACCTGGACATCACCGTGGCCGTCCTGAACAACCGCTACATCGGCATGGTTCGTCAGTGGCAGGACGCGTTCTTCGACGGGAATCGCGTCGCCTCCGAGTACGATTGGTGTCCCGACTTCGCCACCCTCGCCGAAGCGTTCGGCGCGAACGGGTTCACGGTTGACCACCCCGACGAAGTGGCCGACACCGTCGAGGCCGCACTGGCGTACGACGGTCCTTCCGTCGTGGATTTCCACATCGACCCCGACGAGAACGTCTACCCGATGGTCGCGAGCGGCGGTGCCAACGGAAAATTCGCCCTGTCGGAGGATCAACTATGAGCGGAGAGGATTCGACGTCCCAAGCGGGAATGCCGGGTCCAGCACCGGACGAGCGACCACATCCCGACGGACGGCGAAACGCACACGGCGTCCGAATCGACCCCGAGGCGGACGCCGAAGCGGAGCGGCGGACGGCGGTGGTTTCCGCCCTGGTCGAGCACGAACCCGGCGTCCTCTCGCAGGTGTCCGGGCTGTTCTCCCGACGACAGTTCAACATCGAGAGCCTGACCGTCGGCCGGACGACGGTCGATGGCCACGCACGAATCACGCTCGTCGTGGAGGAAACCGACCACGGCATCGAACAAGCGCGAAAGCAGTTGGCGAAGCTTCCGACCGTCATTCAGGTGGGCGAATTGGACGACAACGCGGTTCGCGCCGAACTCGTCCTCCTGAAAGTTCGCGGCGACGAACCCGACAAGGTCCACGCCATCACCGAGATGTACGAGGGACAGACGTTGGACGCCGGGCCGCGAACCATCACGGTGCAGATCACCGGCGACCAGCGGAAGATCGACGACGCCATCGACGCCTTCCGGCAGTTCGGCATCATCGAAATCGCGCGGACCGGGCAGACCGCTCTGGCCCGCGGCGACACGCCGACGACCCCCGGCGAGGAACCGGGGCACTCGACCGAACCGACCGACAGCGGCTACGAAACCGAAGCGGAACGCGGCGAAACGAACCGATCGACGACGGAGACCAACTGAGGATTTCGACAATGACAACGATATACTACGACGACGACGCGGACGACGCACAGCTCGCAGACAAGACGGTTGCCGTCCTCGGCTACGGCAGTCAGGGCCACGCCCACGCACAGAACCTCGCCGAAAGCGGGGTGGACGTGGTCGTCGGCCTCCGCGAATCATCGGCGTCACGGAAGGCG of the Haladaptatus caseinilyticus genome contains:
- the ilvB gene encoding biosynthetic-type acetolactate synthase large subunit — translated: MSEHAVRQVSHESEESDDDQSGERAETPEGRPNEADTSESQTGASVVVRALESAGVETLFGVQGGAIMPVYDALGKSDLRHVTMAHEQAAAHAADAYGIVAGTPGVCLATSGPGATNLVTGLADADMDSDPVVALTGQVPTNFVGNDAFQETDTTGVTAPITKANYFAGDTDTVGDTVGEAFALASEGRPGPTLVDLPKDVTLAETDAGEPTAETPEHYNPQEKPDADAVAEAARTLETADRPLILAGGGVIKGDASPELRAFATGHDIPVATSMPAVGAFPEDHDRSVGMVGMHGTGPANMAVTHCDTLLAVGCRFDDRLTGGVDSFAPEATVIHIDIDPAEISKNVHAEVPVVGDAGATLAEIGEEMNSTPSVDDWREQISDWKEEYPMTYHAPEDGPVKPQFVVEAFDAATADDAIVTTGVGQHQMWAVQFWTFTEPRTWVSSHGLGTMGYGLPAAIGARMAAADDQQVVSFEGDGSFLMTVQELSVAVRENLDITVAVLNNRYIGMVRQWQDAFFDGNRVASEYDWCPDFATLAEAFGANGFTVDHPDEVADTVEAALAYDGPSVVDFHIDPDENVYPMVASGGANGKFALSEDQL
- the ilvN gene encoding acetolactate synthase small subunit; translated protein: MSGEDSTSQAGMPGPAPDERPHPDGRRNAHGVRIDPEADAEAERRTAVVSALVEHEPGVLSQVSGLFSRRQFNIESLTVGRTTVDGHARITLVVEETDHGIEQARKQLAKLPTVIQVGELDDNAVRAELVLLKVRGDEPDKVHAITEMYEGQTLDAGPRTITVQITGDQRKIDDAIDAFRQFGIIEIARTGQTALARGDTPTTPGEEPGHSTEPTDSGYETEAERGETNRSTTETN